One genomic window of Bacteroidota bacterium includes the following:
- a CDS encoding pentapeptide repeat-containing protein, with product MESSVTQLKKEELVANLRESPGFANGITDLRGADLSHEDLSGINLSGIDLSGADLQGANLALARLFKTNLSGANLVNANLESSELTGANLSGANLEEANLKRAGLGMAQLKKARLFKTNLTAATLTKSDLGEADLRCAILDSARIREASLEKADLTNANLQHADISKCRVHKAAFTGADLRDANLNGITEFSSADWVGTDMRGVDFAGAYLLRRFAMDQNYIKEFRESSKFSAYVYYVWWFTSDCGRSVGRWLAIIGVLALIFAGLYTQVELSYGMHEDSWFMPIYFSIVTMTTLGYGDVLPVSTAAQIVSMVQVLISYIMLGGLLSIFSNKLARRAE from the coding sequence ATGGAATCGTCGGTTACGCAGTTGAAAAAAGAAGAGTTGGTAGCCAATCTTCGGGAAAGTCCGGGATTTGCCAACGGCATCACAGATTTGCGTGGTGCAGATTTGTCACACGAGGACCTGAGCGGGATAAACTTATCCGGGATAGATTTATCAGGTGCTGATTTGCAGGGGGCCAATCTTGCCCTTGCCCGCCTATTCAAAACAAACTTGAGTGGCGCAAACCTGGTGAATGCCAACCTGGAGTCTAGTGAACTCACCGGAGCCAATTTATCAGGTGCCAATCTGGAAGAAGCGAACCTGAAACGCGCCGGACTGGGCATGGCCCAGTTGAAGAAAGCCCGTTTGTTTAAAACCAATCTCACGGCGGCAACACTTACCAAATCAGATCTCGGCGAAGCTGATTTGCGATGTGCAATTCTTGACTCTGCGCGGATTCGGGAAGCTTCTCTGGAGAAAGCGGACCTGACCAATGCCAATCTTCAACATGCAGACATTTCCAAGTGTCGCGTGCATAAAGCAGCATTTACGGGTGCAGATTTGCGCGATGCAAACCTGAATGGCATTACAGAATTCAGTTCAGCTGATTGGGTTGGGACGGACATGCGGGGTGTTGACTTTGCCGGCGCCTACCTGTTGCGCCGTTTTGCTATGGATCAAAACTATATCAAGGAGTTTCGCGAAAGCAGCAAATTCTCAGCTTATGTGTACTACGTTTGGTGGTTTACAAGTGATTGCGGACGCAGTGTAGGCCGTTGGTTGGCCATTATTGGTGTGCTGGCGCTGATCTTTGCCGGCCTCTACACGCAGGTGGAACTGAGTTATGGTATGCATGAGGACTCGTGGTTCATGCCCATCTACTTCAGCATCGTTACGATGACAACGTTGGGCTATGGAGATGTCTTACCCGTTTCAACTGCTGCCCAAATAGTCTCGATGGTACAGGTGCTCATCAGCTATATCATGCTGGGTGGCCTGCTTTCTATTTTTAGTAACAAACTGGCCCGCCGCGCCGAATAA
- a CDS encoding alanine dehydrogenase, protein METPSIKGFTQVEGAMRPQERMVAIRSQHTSMRIGIPREISNEERRVALTPGGVQTLAANGHQVYLEKGAGSLAHFKNKEYADAGATIVENPEDLFSTCNLIVKVGPPSVTELDLLQEKQILFSALHLGSATADILSKLTSLSITGIGFEFIRDADNTFPIVRTMHEIMGALSVQIAARYLESDEGGQGVMLGGISGVPPSTVLILGASVIGEWAARAALGYGAHVIVLDNDLTALRSMEHLLNRRIFTAMASEHYVRESVRSADVVIGAAMSSGHRAPMLVTEDMVSTMRPGSVIVDVVIDQGGCIETSRPTTHSSPIFRQYDVIHYCVPNMPSNAARTATYALTNVLVPYLLQIGEVGNMNEALWRNVGLRNGTYAYRRHITKKTLSTMFGMPHRDIELLIASGI, encoded by the coding sequence ATGGAGACTCCCTCAATCAAGGGATTTACACAGGTAGAAGGAGCAATGCGCCCCCAGGAACGAATGGTTGCCATTCGGTCCCAACACACGTCTATGCGCATTGGTATACCGCGTGAAATTTCAAACGAAGAACGGCGGGTAGCCCTAACGCCCGGTGGGGTACAGACGCTCGCGGCAAATGGCCACCAGGTTTACCTCGAAAAAGGCGCCGGCTCCCTGGCGCACTTCAAAAACAAGGAGTATGCTGACGCCGGTGCTACCATTGTCGAAAATCCTGAAGATCTATTCAGCACCTGCAACCTGATTGTCAAAGTTGGCCCTCCCAGCGTCACCGAACTGGACCTCCTGCAAGAAAAGCAGATCCTGTTCTCTGCCCTGCACCTCGGAAGCGCCACGGCTGATATCCTCAGTAAACTGACTTCACTCAGCATTACAGGGATTGGTTTTGAGTTTATCCGTGATGCCGACAATACTTTCCCGATCGTGCGCACCATGCACGAGATTATGGGCGCGCTTTCAGTTCAGATTGCAGCGCGGTATCTGGAGAGTGATGAAGGCGGACAAGGCGTAATGCTTGGCGGGATTTCAGGGGTGCCCCCTTCAACTGTCTTGATTCTTGGGGCAAGCGTGATCGGAGAATGGGCAGCGCGTGCCGCACTCGGGTATGGGGCGCACGTGATTGTCCTCGACAACGACCTTACAGCCCTGCGCTCGATGGAGCACCTGCTCAATCGCCGTATTTTCACGGCTATGGCTTCAGAACACTACGTCCGCGAATCGGTGCGTTCAGCTGATGTCGTCATTGGGGCAGCCATGTCATCAGGGCATCGCGCACCCATGCTTGTCACAGAAGACATGGTTTCAACCATGCGACCGGGATCGGTGATTGTAGACGTTGTGATCGATCAGGGAGGATGCATAGAAACAAGCCGGCCTACAACCCACTCTTCACCTATCTTCCGGCAGTACGACGTAATTCATTACTGCGTCCCCAACATGCCATCCAACGCAGCACGCACGGCAACCTACGCGCTAACAAATGTGCTCGTACCTTACCTGCTACAAATTGGCGAGGTGGGCAACATGAATGAAGCCCTCTGGCGAAATGTTGGTTTGCGCAATGGTACCTATGCCTACCGCCGGCACATCACAAAAAAGACGTTGTCAACCATGTTCGGCATGCCCCACCGCGATATCGAACTGCTCATCGCGTCGGGCATCTAA
- a CDS encoding exo-alpha-sialidase — MKITFQQIAGMFMLVLAFAGCESVAQDLPQTAEGIVFLETPADTASLTPELVKGSSGQLFLSWTTRNANGSATLHTSSFLNEGWSPASAVAEGKNWFINWADFPTLAAHSPQHKAASYLTKSAGGTYTYDVRLTVTRDGGGTWTKGFMPHTDGVQAEHGFVSLLPWGTDTFKAIWLDGRFTAGGHHGDPSKRAMTLRSAVFDATGTLTKEFELDDRVCDCCQTAAVRTGPASALVAYRDRSATEIRDIAVVRYTDGAWSAPEVVHPDGWQIAGCPVNGPALDAVDDVVAITWFTAAQDTPRVQFAVSDNNGKTFGAPLMITDARPAGRVGVALLDENSAVVTWLQPTSNGGADIKLQMVSWTTPENVIRFAPVTIAASKASRQSGFPQVIADDSNIVLAWTEILDSDQTIVKSARLDKKAALIRMPF, encoded by the coding sequence ATGAAGATTACTTTTCAGCAAATCGCCGGCATGTTTATGCTTGTCCTAGCCTTTGCCGGTTGCGAATCTGTAGCACAGGATTTACCGCAGACGGCCGAAGGCATTGTCTTTTTGGAAACGCCGGCAGATACTGCCAGCCTTACACCAGAATTGGTTAAAGGTAGCAGCGGTCAGCTTTTCTTGAGTTGGACGACACGTAACGCAAACGGATCAGCAACGTTGCATACCTCGTCGTTTCTTAACGAAGGCTGGTCACCGGCCAGCGCTGTAGCAGAAGGCAAAAACTGGTTTATTAATTGGGCCGATTTCCCCACCCTGGCTGCACATTCCCCGCAGCATAAAGCGGCAAGCTACCTCACAAAAAGCGCCGGCGGGACGTACACATACGATGTCCGCCTTACCGTTACCCGCGATGGTGGAGGCACCTGGACCAAAGGGTTTATGCCTCACACTGATGGCGTGCAGGCAGAGCACGGCTTTGTCTCGTTGCTTCCCTGGGGGACCGATACGTTCAAAGCCATTTGGCTGGATGGCCGTTTTACCGCCGGCGGACATCATGGCGATCCCTCCAAGCGTGCCATGACGCTCCGCAGTGCTGTGTTTGATGCTACGGGTACGTTAACAAAAGAGTTTGAACTTGATGACCGCGTATGCGACTGTTGCCAGACCGCAGCCGTGCGTACGGGGCCGGCTTCTGCACTGGTCGCCTACCGGGATCGCTCAGCAACGGAAATTCGAGATATTGCTGTAGTAAGGTATACAGATGGCGCCTGGAGCGCTCCGGAAGTTGTACACCCGGATGGGTGGCAAATTGCGGGCTGTCCGGTGAATGGGCCGGCGCTGGATGCGGTTGATGATGTGGTGGCAATAACGTGGTTTACAGCAGCGCAGGACACACCCCGCGTACAATTTGCTGTTTCAGATAACAACGGAAAAACCTTCGGTGCGCCCCTGATGATTACAGACGCGCGGCCAGCCGGACGTGTAGGTGTTGCTTTGCTTGATGAAAATAGCGCGGTAGTTACCTGGCTTCAACCGACTTCCAATGGAGGGGCAGATATTAAATTGCAAATGGTATCCTGGACTACACCGGAAAATGTTATCAGGTTTGCGCCCGTGACGATTGCTGCCTCCAAAGCCAGCCGGCAAAGCGGATTCCCACAGGTAATTGCAGATGATTCCAACATTGTACTCGCCTGGACAGAGATCCTGGATTCAGATCAGACCATCGTAAAGTCTGCGCGGCTCGACAAAAAGGCAGCGCTGATACGCATGCCGTTTTAA
- a CDS encoding thymidine phosphorylase, with product LLLMEFDPVALIAQKRDGHQIEAGAIKQLIDAYTSGALPDYQMSAFLMAAFLKGMDAAEIQALTHAMLYSGRVVDLSEIPGIKVDKHSTGGVGDKVSLILAPVVAACGVPVPMISGRGLRHSGGTLDKLESIPGFDVQMDMAAYKAQLGRLGVVMIGQTAEIAPADRKIYALRDVTATVANRAFIAPSIMSKKIAAGIDGLVLDVKCGAGAFMKTPAEARALAELLVQIGEEFGKPTVAWLTNMDQPLGYAVGNWPEMVESIACLRGQWIDDLMQLTLTLAGEMIYLGQQANSPEDGYKRAKAAIDDGSAFDKFLAMVEAQGGDVAVASTGSRENPKHVIEVKAPAGMAGYVQQIDALAIGEVAVALGAGRLKKEDLVDPLAGLILAHKQDALVDQGTLLATLYTNQDIEIAPLTKKVQAAFTVADTTAAPTILLKDRYTVANGWQKG from the coding sequence ACTGCTCCTTATGGAATTTGATCCCGTAGCGCTTATCGCCCAAAAAAGAGATGGGCACCAGATTGAAGCCGGCGCCATCAAGCAGTTAATCGACGCCTATACTTCGGGTGCGTTGCCTGATTATCAAATGAGCGCTTTTCTGATGGCTGCTTTCCTTAAAGGAATGGATGCTGCTGAAATACAGGCACTCACCCATGCCATGCTCTACTCAGGGAGAGTTGTAGATCTTTCCGAAATTCCGGGCATCAAGGTAGACAAACACTCAACGGGCGGTGTTGGAGACAAAGTATCGCTCATTCTGGCGCCTGTTGTGGCAGCGTGTGGCGTTCCTGTACCCATGATATCTGGTCGTGGCTTGCGACATAGCGGTGGGACACTGGACAAATTGGAGAGCATTCCCGGCTTTGATGTGCAGATGGATATGGCGGCATACAAAGCGCAACTTGGTCGGCTCGGTGTGGTCATGATCGGACAAACTGCTGAAATAGCACCAGCGGACCGTAAAATTTATGCGCTACGGGATGTTACGGCCACGGTGGCTAATCGTGCTTTTATTGCGCCCTCCATCATGAGCAAGAAAATTGCTGCCGGCATAGACGGGTTGGTGCTTGATGTGAAGTGTGGCGCCGGCGCCTTTATGAAAACACCAGCGGAAGCGCGCGCGCTGGCAGAACTACTGGTGCAGATAGGAGAAGAGTTTGGTAAACCGACTGTCGCGTGGCTAACAAATATGGACCAGCCGTTGGGTTATGCTGTTGGCAACTGGCCGGAAATGGTAGAAAGCATTGCCTGTTTACGCGGACAATGGATCGACGACCTGATGCAACTCACCCTTACCCTGGCCGGCGAAATGATCTACCTGGGGCAACAGGCAAATTCTCCCGAAGATGGTTACAAACGCGCGAAAGCTGCAATAGATGATGGATCTGCGTTTGATAAATTTCTGGCTATGGTAGAAGCACAGGGTGGAGATGTCGCGGTTGCATCTACGGGGAGCCGTGAAAACCCAAAACATGTTATTGAAGTGAAGGCCCCGGCTGGAATGGCGGGTTATGTCCAGCAGATCGATGCGCTGGCGATTGGTGAAGTGGCTGTGGCGCTTGGGGCAGGGCGCTTGAAAAAGGAAGACTTGGTTGATCCGCTTGCCGGCTTGATTTTGGCGCACAAACAGGATGCGCTGGTTGATCAAGGCACGCTCCTTGCCACACTTTATACCAATCAAGACATTGAAATTGCACCGTTGACCAAAAAAGTACAGGCTGCATTTACTGTAGCAGATACTACTGCCGCGCCGACCATCTTGCTAAAAGACCGGTATACGGTTGCAAATGGTTGGCAAAAAGGGTGA
- a CDS encoding PQQ-dependent sugar dehydrogenase, translated as MRFIKPVFLLFFGLCAFLPAQAQIALELETAFDNLFFSRPVDIQHAGDGSNRLFVVEQHSGKIIVFDNDQNASTSNTFLDLTVNTGNEEGLLGLAFHPDYETNGHFFVYYSTSSPRRSVISRFTVDAANPNAADPSSELVIMEIGQPYSNHNGGQLAFSPLDGFLYIGLGDGGDGGDPDENGEDPKTLLGSILRIDVNNSTANEPYAIPADNPFVGNVENFREEIFAYGLRNPWRFSIDPQTGDIWAGDVGQGSREEIDLIEKGKHYGWDVMEASLCFEPRNNCVTTGLTTPVWEYNRNEGISVTGGHVYRGTRVPEISGKYIYADYVSGRIWALTVTEDDTTNVEIVRATFNVPAFGVSENGELFIAGFDGKLHRFVETKSTATEDPAVPEQQHNLGANFPNPTSGETTIPFTLSRSGNVELAVFDLLGRKVQVLASGVYPAGAHTATWDGSAHADIDLPGGPYFYSLRVDEAVVATRLLTLVK; from the coding sequence ATGCGTTTTATCAAGCCTGTATTCCTGCTCTTTTTCGGTTTATGTGCTTTCCTACCGGCACAGGCGCAAATTGCCCTCGAACTCGAAACGGCTTTCGACAACCTGTTTTTCTCGCGCCCGGTGGATATACAGCACGCCGGCGATGGCTCAAATCGCCTGTTTGTTGTAGAACAGCATTCGGGCAAAATCATTGTGTTCGACAATGACCAGAATGCCTCCACGTCTAACACCTTTCTAGACCTGACCGTGAACACCGGCAACGAAGAAGGCTTACTGGGGCTCGCTTTTCATCCTGATTATGAGACCAACGGACACTTTTTTGTCTATTACTCCACGTCCAGCCCGCGGCGATCTGTCATTTCGCGCTTCACCGTTGATGCGGCCAACCCAAACGCTGCCGATCCATCCAGTGAGCTTGTCATCATGGAAATTGGGCAACCGTACAGCAACCATAATGGCGGACAGCTTGCGTTCAGCCCCCTTGATGGCTTTCTGTACATTGGCCTGGGAGACGGAGGTGATGGCGGTGACCCTGATGAAAACGGAGAAGACCCCAAGACGCTGCTTGGCTCGATCTTGCGCATTGACGTGAACAATTCCACTGCGAATGAGCCGTACGCAATCCCGGCAGACAACCCATTTGTAGGTAACGTTGAAAACTTTAGGGAAGAGATTTTTGCATATGGATTACGCAACCCATGGCGCTTCAGCATCGATCCGCAAACAGGAGATATCTGGGCTGGCGATGTTGGGCAGGGATCTCGCGAAGAAATTGATCTCATCGAAAAAGGCAAGCACTACGGATGGGACGTCATGGAGGCAAGCCTGTGCTTCGAACCCCGCAACAACTGCGTAACAACAGGCCTCACAACGCCCGTCTGGGAATACAACCGAAATGAAGGCATATCAGTCACAGGCGGCCACGTTTACCGGGGCACGCGCGTCCCTGAAATAAGCGGCAAATACATCTATGCAGACTATGTATCAGGCCGTATTTGGGCCTTAACTGTTACCGAAGATGACACAACCAACGTAGAAATTGTACGGGCTACCTTCAATGTGCCGGCATTTGGCGTAAGCGAAAACGGAGAATTGTTCATCGCCGGCTTCGACGGCAAGTTGCACCGGTTTGTCGAAACCAAATCTACGGCAACGGAAGATCCAGCAGTACCTGAACAGCAGCATAACCTGGGCGCAAACTTCCCCAACCCTACATCAGGTGAAACAACCATCCCGTTCACGCTGTCGCGCAGCGGTAACGTCGAACTGGCTGTTTTCGACTTGCTAGGACGCAAAGTGCAGGTACTCGCATCCGGCGTTTATCCTGCCGGCGCGCATACTGCAACATGGGACGGCTCCGCTCATGCAGACATAGATCTGCCGGGCGGCCCGTATTTCTACAGTCTGCGGGTAGATGAAGCTGTTGTAGCTACTCGCCTGCTTACGCTGGTAAAATAA
- a CDS encoding PspA/IM30 family protein, producing the protein MSIWKRFSRWIKSVFGGAISAMEDPRLILEQNIRELNDQVPKMNENIATVKANVVLLQKEVRRTEREVTDVTSKIKASISAGRDDLAERYAMQLEKGRDTLSRTKEQLKYASAAYDKALQVKKAFMREKDRKIQEAKEALRAHERSKWQSKVADAMEQFEVGGLDQTHDEMIQRVNEEAARNEARIEMALDSFDVEALRIEEDAENIRASEIVKQFKLEMGVGGGDEGTKSSSPAVELPEQEAEQGAKTIGKQRTQTE; encoded by the coding sequence ATGTCAATTTGGAAACGATTTTCGCGATGGATTAAGTCAGTATTTGGCGGCGCAATCTCTGCGATGGAAGATCCTCGTCTTATCCTCGAGCAGAATATTCGGGAGCTGAATGATCAGGTGCCGAAGATGAACGAAAACATCGCGACCGTGAAGGCCAACGTCGTTTTGCTTCAGAAAGAAGTGCGTCGTACGGAGCGCGAAGTGACAGATGTTACCTCCAAAATTAAAGCAAGCATTTCTGCAGGACGTGATGATCTTGCTGAACGTTATGCGATGCAACTGGAGAAGGGACGTGATACCCTCAGCCGCACGAAAGAGCAATTGAAGTATGCTTCTGCAGCATATGACAAGGCGCTGCAGGTGAAAAAAGCCTTCATGCGTGAAAAAGACCGCAAGATTCAGGAAGCCAAAGAAGCGCTGCGTGCTCACGAGCGTTCAAAGTGGCAGTCTAAAGTTGCGGACGCAATGGAGCAGTTCGAAGTAGGCGGGCTTGATCAAACGCATGACGAGATGATCCAGCGTGTAAACGAAGAAGCTGCCCGCAATGAAGCGCGTATTGAAATGGCGCTTGATTCGTTTGATGTTGAAGCACTGCGTATTGAAGAAGATGCCGAAAACATTCGTGCCTCTGAAATTGTGAAGCAGTTCAAGCTCGAAATGGGTGTAGGCGGTGGAGATGAAGGTACAAAGTCTTCTTCGCCGGCTGTTGAGCTTCCGGAGCAGGAAGCTGAGCAAGGTGCAAAAACCATTGGCAAGCAGCGTACACAAACTGAATAG
- a CDS encoding amidohydrolase family protein yields the protein MKYVLGFCLSILFILPVAAQTMTVDEYEPRSTLVVPENPITKSKYPFVDVHSHHWGAPDMDDADVAALISEMDGLNMAVAVNLSGRSGEMLKAAVQNMNGRSPGRFIQFANINFDNIDDPDFGLKAAAQLEEDVKNGAQGLKIFKNLGMFTRYANGERFRTNDPQMDHVWAKCGELGIPVLIHTGEPSPFYEPHDKNNERWLELKMFPRRKRPPESFPTWEVQMAEQHNVFRKHSNTIFINAHLGWLGNDLDRLGALMDEIPNMYTEVGAVLAELGRQPKHARAFLIKYQDRVLMGKDSWKAEEYHVYFRTFETDDEYFKYYRKRHAHWRLYGLDLPDETLKHIYYKNALEIIPGMDASLFPD from the coding sequence ATGAAATACGTTTTGGGCTTCTGTCTCTCAATTCTGTTCATCCTGCCTGTGGCAGCGCAGACCATGACGGTAGATGAATACGAGCCCCGCTCTACTCTAGTTGTCCCTGAAAACCCCATCACAAAGTCAAAGTATCCTTTTGTAGATGTGCACAGCCACCACTGGGGCGCACCGGATATGGACGACGCAGATGTTGCAGCGTTGATCAGCGAAATGGATGGCCTCAATATGGCTGTGGCTGTAAACCTGAGTGGACGAAGCGGTGAAATGCTAAAAGCTGCTGTACAAAACATGAACGGCCGTTCTCCGGGAAGATTCATCCAGTTTGCCAATATCAACTTTGACAATATTGACGACCCTGACTTTGGCCTCAAAGCAGCAGCGCAACTGGAGGAAGACGTCAAAAATGGTGCGCAGGGCCTGAAGATATTCAAAAACCTTGGAATGTTTACGCGCTATGCCAACGGAGAGCGATTCCGGACAAATGACCCCCAAATGGATCATGTTTGGGCCAAATGTGGCGAGCTTGGTATTCCTGTGCTAATCCATACCGGAGAACCGTCTCCTTTCTATGAGCCGCATGACAAAAACAACGAGCGCTGGCTTGAACTGAAGATGTTTCCCCGACGAAAGCGACCGCCAGAGTCGTTCCCGACCTGGGAAGTCCAGATGGCTGAGCAACACAATGTCTTTCGCAAACATTCCAATACCATTTTTATCAATGCGCACCTCGGCTGGCTGGGCAACGATCTCGACCGGCTCGGTGCGTTGATGGATGAAATACCCAACATGTACACCGAAGTTGGCGCTGTGCTGGCAGAACTCGGCCGGCAACCCAAGCACGCCCGCGCCTTTCTGATCAAATACCAGGACCGCGTGTTGATGGGCAAAGACTCCTGGAAAGCAGAGGAATACCATGTCTATTTCAGGACCTTTGAAACAGACGACGAATATTTCAAATATTACCGGAAGCGTCATGCCCACTGGCGGCTCTATGGCCTCGACTTGCCTGATGAAACCCTTAAACACATCTATTACAAAAACGCATTGGAGATTATTCCGGGCATGGATGCCTCCCTGTTTCCGGACTGA
- a CDS encoding HDOD domain-containing protein gives MLRFLRRQKRDPKEVIRELFGDAELPSFPSAVMEVLSLLRSPDSKIAEIEFKVERDPGLSVKVLRTVNSAAFGLSKRVGHVGHAVSLLGRSRLESIVLSVAVSAVFPQKGESGFDYASFWATAARRACLAKLLANRMHPITEIEAFTAGLLQDMGIPLLAMQKSKEYLKIYASWQSDPLSSLEELEHDALGYDHTQVGAIVAETWGLPQYLIDAISGHHTWGGEHHVEEAVQLVSLIRDSEVDDGSNKLIEVGMSQFGVDETVLRDLVEKAIEDANDYYAMLNQ, from the coding sequence ATGTTAAGATTTCTCAGACGACAAAAACGTGATCCGAAAGAGGTTATTCGGGAATTATTTGGAGACGCCGAGTTGCCCAGCTTTCCTTCAGCTGTAATGGAAGTGCTGAGTTTGTTGCGGAGCCCAGACTCAAAAATTGCCGAAATTGAGTTCAAGGTAGAGCGTGATCCCGGATTGAGTGTAAAAGTACTTCGGACGGTCAATTCTGCTGCCTTTGGGTTGTCGAAACGCGTGGGGCACGTAGGGCATGCTGTTAGCTTGCTTGGTCGGTCTCGGCTCGAATCTATTGTGCTTTCCGTTGCTGTAAGCGCCGTTTTCCCCCAAAAGGGTGAGTCTGGATTTGATTATGCATCGTTTTGGGCTACAGCAGCGCGGCGCGCTTGTCTGGCGAAGCTGCTGGCAAACCGGATGCACCCGATTACGGAGATCGAGGCTTTTACTGCCGGCTTGCTGCAAGATATGGGTATTCCGCTGCTGGCTATGCAAAAGAGTAAAGAGTACCTCAAAATTTATGCATCCTGGCAGAGTGATCCGCTCAGTTCCCTCGAAGAACTTGAGCATGATGCGTTAGGCTATGACCATACGCAGGTTGGGGCGATTGTGGCAGAAACCTGGGGGCTCCCACAATACCTGATCGATGCCATATCTGGCCACCATACCTGGGGCGGTGAGCATCATGTAGAAGAAGCTGTCCAGCTTGTATCCCTGATTCGGGATAGTGAGGTAGATGATGGCTCTAACAAACTGATTGAAGTTGGCATGAGTCAGTTTGGCGTCGATGAGACGGTATTGCGCGACCTCGTAGAAAAAGCCATCGAGGACGCTAATGATTACTACGCCATGTTAAATCAATAG